The following are from one region of the Streptomyces decoyicus genome:
- a CDS encoding four-carbon acid sugar kinase family protein — translation MAQVLVIADDLTGSNATGALYARLGLRAVTVGALTQVERYADRVDVLVVNTASRHWSPDRAHAAVRAAAETAGAAPLIVKRVDTTLRGNPGSELDAVVDVLAAREPSARIRTLAVPAFPDAGRSTVGGLHLVDGVPLTRTAVARDPFDPVRHSRVAAVLGVQSRRSTGELTLDVVERGPDAVAAALRAIPAETVVCDATENAHLRTVAVAAARLAVEDRIRWVALDSGPFGAALAGELGLRPEGGAPARILAVVGSVTDRTRTQLARTETALGARWAEPDPAAPDPGAVLAELCAAAREGATVLGVRVAPAPLTTAGSAPDPGAAERILHALAEIARRAVVELCPGGLYASGGDVATAVTSALGADGFAIEAEVLPLAIAGHLVGGPHDGLLFATKGGLIGGPDAARDCLEHLRAACTRHTLGPTLSTT, via the coding sequence GTGGCCCAGGTGCTCGTCATCGCAGACGACCTCACCGGCAGCAATGCCACCGGCGCGCTCTATGCGCGCCTGGGCCTGCGGGCCGTCACCGTCGGCGCGCTCACCCAAGTGGAGCGCTACGCGGACCGGGTGGACGTGCTCGTCGTCAACACCGCCTCGCGGCACTGGTCCCCGGACCGCGCCCACGCGGCCGTCCGGGCCGCCGCCGAAACAGCGGGCGCAGCACCCCTGATCGTCAAGCGGGTCGACACCACCCTGCGCGGCAACCCCGGCAGCGAACTCGACGCGGTGGTGGACGTCCTCGCCGCCCGCGAGCCCTCGGCCCGGATCCGGACGCTGGCCGTTCCTGCCTTCCCCGACGCCGGCCGGAGCACGGTGGGCGGTCTGCACCTCGTCGACGGTGTCCCGCTCACCCGCACGGCCGTGGCCCGCGATCCGTTCGATCCCGTCCGGCACTCACGGGTCGCGGCCGTGCTCGGCGTACAGAGCCGGCGCAGCACGGGCGAACTCACCCTGGACGTGGTGGAGCGGGGCCCCGACGCGGTGGCCGCGGCGCTGCGGGCGATCCCGGCCGAGACCGTGGTCTGCGACGCCACCGAGAACGCTCATCTGCGCACGGTCGCGGTGGCCGCCGCCCGCCTCGCCGTCGAGGACCGCATCCGCTGGGTGGCGCTGGACTCGGGACCGTTCGGCGCGGCCCTCGCCGGTGAGCTGGGCCTGCGGCCCGAAGGCGGCGCACCCGCCCGCATCCTGGCGGTCGTGGGCAGCGTCACCGACCGCACCCGCACCCAGCTCGCCCGTACGGAAACCGCGCTCGGCGCCCGCTGGGCCGAGCCCGACCCCGCCGCGCCGGACCCCGGCGCGGTGCTGGCGGAGTTGTGCGCGGCGGCGCGGGAGGGGGCCACGGTGCTCGGCGTCCGGGTGGCCCCCGCCCCGCTGACCACCGCCGGATCCGCCCCCGACCCCGGGGCAGCCGAGCGCATCCTCCACGCGCTCGCCGAGATCGCCCGCCGCGCGGTCGTCGAGCTGTGCCCCGGCGGCCTCTACGCCTCGGGCGGCGATGTGGCCACGGCGGTCACCTCGGCACTGGGCGCCGACGGCTTCGCCATCGAGGCCGAGGTGCTGCCGCTCGCCATCGCCGGGCACCTGGTGGGCGGCCCCCACGACGGACTGCTCTTCGCCACGAAGGGCGGTCTCATCGGCGGCCCCGACGCCGCCCGCGACTGCCTGGAACACCTGCGCGCGGCCTGCACCCGGCACACCCTCGGCCCCACCTTGAGCACGACCTGA
- the pdxA gene encoding 4-hydroxythreonine-4-phosphate dehydrogenase PdxA — MTHPQQATDDRTAVTGRPASDGPLPLLAVTLGDPVGIGPEITARTLADPATTALGRGLAVGDAAVLRRAVAVCGLDVEVNAVGTPGEARFEPGTIDVLDLGIAPADLPWGTVDAVAGRSAVAAIEAATRAALAGEVDGVVTSPVNKEAIWAAGSQHLGHTEMLGELTGAAHFDTMFVVRGLKIFFTTRHLALRKALDQITEERVAASIRHAATALRVFGHDEPRLAVAAINPHGGEGGHFGDEEITVLRPAVEKAAAEGLGVVGPIPADSVFHQGLEGRFDGVLSHFHDQGHIPAKTVDFDGTVSVTVGLPILRTSVDHGTAFDIAGSGRASHGTMAAAFRAAAGFSRFTDRIRAAYGTAAAR; from the coding sequence ATGACCCACCCTCAGCAGGCGACCGACGACCGGACGGCCGTCACCGGCCGTCCCGCCTCCGACGGCCCGCTGCCGCTCCTCGCCGTCACCCTCGGCGACCCCGTCGGGATCGGCCCCGAGATCACCGCTCGCACCCTCGCCGATCCGGCGACCACCGCACTCGGCCGCGGACTCGCCGTCGGCGACGCCGCCGTACTGCGCCGCGCGGTCGCCGTCTGCGGTCTGGACGTCGAGGTCAACGCCGTCGGCACACCCGGTGAGGCACGCTTCGAGCCCGGCACCATCGATGTGCTCGACCTCGGCATCGCCCCCGCCGACCTCCCCTGGGGCACGGTCGACGCGGTCGCCGGCCGCTCCGCCGTGGCCGCGATCGAGGCCGCCACCCGCGCCGCGCTGGCCGGCGAGGTCGACGGCGTCGTCACCTCGCCGGTCAACAAGGAGGCGATCTGGGCGGCCGGTTCACAGCACCTCGGCCACACCGAGATGCTCGGCGAACTCACCGGCGCCGCGCACTTCGACACCATGTTCGTGGTCCGCGGCCTCAAGATCTTCTTCACCACCCGCCATCTCGCCCTGCGCAAGGCGCTCGACCAGATCACCGAGGAACGGGTCGCCGCGAGCATCCGTCACGCCGCCACCGCACTGCGCGTCTTCGGCCATGACGAGCCCCGGCTCGCCGTCGCCGCGATCAATCCGCACGGCGGCGAGGGCGGCCACTTCGGCGACGAGGAGATCACCGTCCTGCGCCCGGCGGTGGAGAAGGCGGCCGCCGAAGGCCTCGGGGTCGTGGGACCGATCCCCGCCGACTCGGTCTTCCACCAGGGCCTCGAAGGCCGCTTCGACGGAGTGCTGTCGCACTTCCACGACCAGGGCCATATCCCCGCCAAGACCGTCGACTTCGACGGCACCGTGTCCGTCACCGTGGGCCTGCCGATCCTGCGCACCTCCGTCGACCACGGCACCGCGTTCGACATCGCCGGCAGCGGCCGGGCCTCGCACGGCACGATGGCCGCGGCCTTCCGGGCCGCCGCCGGCTTCAGCCGCTTCACCGACCGGATCCGGGCCGCGTACGGAACGGCGGCCGCCCGGTGA
- a CDS encoding MFS transporter, protein MTDANPQSNPQSIPQTSPAPPARRWMYVIPVAAIMYMLAYLDRNNVSVILPYMHGDLELSNADKGLVGGIFFVGYVFLQIPAAILAQRWSARKTVLILMLAWGVAASLSGLVQTKSQFYVARFVLGVFEGGVWPAVLILLASWFPLRERARANALWMACLPLSSVLMAPLSGWMLDHGTWRWVLVMQGIPPLVWAVVWWFAVADRPAQARWISRAEADHVEGAIAADEAAKPSAGSGSYLDAVKQKSVLVLIGVYFFWITGFYGFNLWLPSVIKELTHDGSPTEVGALTAIPFTVALIVMIANAAWSDRTGRRRQAVAVPLVVGIAALLLGQAVDGALPRMLLLCVTAAAVYAPYGPFWAIPGQLLRFEVVAVAMGLINALGNLGGFAGPYLVGWLTDVTGSSVTGFAVLSAFLAVAVALVTLGLRPSARPVPQVAGQAPEKA, encoded by the coding sequence GTGACGGACGCCAATCCGCAGTCGAATCCGCAGTCGATCCCGCAGACGTCGCCTGCGCCCCCCGCCAGGCGCTGGATGTATGTCATCCCGGTCGCCGCGATCATGTACATGCTGGCGTACCTCGACCGGAACAATGTCTCCGTCATCCTCCCGTACATGCACGGCGATCTGGAGCTGTCCAACGCCGACAAGGGGCTGGTCGGCGGCATCTTCTTCGTCGGCTATGTCTTCCTCCAGATCCCGGCCGCGATCCTCGCCCAGCGCTGGAGCGCCCGGAAGACCGTCCTCATCCTCATGCTGGCGTGGGGCGTGGCCGCGTCGCTGTCCGGTCTCGTACAGACCAAGTCGCAGTTCTACGTGGCCCGCTTCGTACTCGGCGTCTTCGAGGGCGGCGTCTGGCCCGCCGTCCTCATCCTGCTCGCCTCGTGGTTCCCGCTGCGCGAGCGGGCCCGTGCCAACGCGCTGTGGATGGCGTGTCTGCCGCTCTCCTCGGTGCTGATGGCGCCGCTGTCGGGGTGGATGCTCGACCACGGGACCTGGCGCTGGGTACTGGTGATGCAGGGCATCCCGCCCCTGGTGTGGGCGGTGGTCTGGTGGTTCGCGGTCGCCGACCGGCCCGCCCAGGCCCGGTGGATCTCCCGCGCCGAGGCCGACCATGTGGAGGGCGCGATCGCCGCTGACGAAGCCGCCAAACCGTCGGCGGGCAGCGGTTCGTACCTCGACGCGGTCAAGCAGAAATCGGTCCTCGTCCTCATCGGCGTCTACTTCTTCTGGATCACCGGCTTCTACGGCTTCAACCTGTGGCTGCCGTCGGTCATCAAGGAGCTGACACATGACGGATCGCCCACCGAGGTGGGAGCGCTCACCGCGATCCCGTTCACCGTCGCACTCATCGTGATGATCGCCAACGCCGCCTGGTCCGACCGCACCGGCAGACGGCGCCAAGCGGTGGCCGTCCCGCTCGTCGTGGGCATCGCCGCGCTGCTGCTGGGGCAGGCGGTGGACGGTGCCCTGCCCCGGATGCTGCTGCTGTGCGTGACGGCCGCCGCGGTCTATGCGCCGTACGGGCCGTTCTGGGCGATCCCCGGCCAGCTGTTGCGCTTCGAAGTCGTGGCCGTGGCGATGGGGCTGATCAACGCCCTCGGAAACCTCGGCGGCTTCGCCGGGCCCTACCTGGTCGGCTGGCTGACCGACGTCACCGGGTCCAGCGTGACCGGCTTCGCGGTGCTGTCCGCCTTCCTCGCCGTGGCCGTGGCGCTGGTGACACTGGGGCTGCGCCCGAGTGCGCGCCCCGTACCCCAGGTGGCCGGACAGGCGCCGGAGAAGGCCTGA